The Cygnus olor isolate bCygOlo1 chromosome 19, bCygOlo1.pri.v2, whole genome shotgun sequence DNA window CGCCGAGCACTGTGACAGAGACCAATGATTCCCACCATAAAACCTGGCTGTATGGAGCAACCAGCTGTGTCAGCCACCCCTCTGGTTGGCCCACTAAGGCCCTTTCTAGGCTGTAGCCCAAAACTCTAGTGAGAGTTAGTCACTCTAGGCAGTATGACTACGCCTTCCCCAAGACACGTCCAAATTACTCAGAGGCACCTGCCTCATCCTACATCAGCTTCTGAGCGTTCAGAGGACATGCTGTGTAGGAGCTAAGACCAACTGAGAGTCAGAGACGGCTACCAGCGGGGCCCAGTCTGGTCcagggcagctgctcccagtCCTGCTGCCCACTGGACTGTTTGCTGAGAGCCTCAGCAAGCCCAGCACTGACACAGCCACCTTCTCCGTCACCAGGTCCCTAACAATTGATCCACGAGATTAACCTAACCAATACAGGTTGCTCCAGGGGGACACAGGCTCTGTGCCAAAGCTGCAGGGAAACAACCCCAGGCTCACAGACGTCACCTCCccactcacacacacatacacacacacaaccagACAGCTTGCACGCCACAGCTCCTTAGTGGCAGAGCTCCTGTGCGAGGAGAGGGGACGGCAGAGCTCGGTTAAAGCCACCAGGCACTTCGCCTTGAAGGAAGTCCCTgcccagagagagagagagagagagagagagagagagagagaccccGCCAGCTCATCCCTGCTCACTGcacctccctgagcagcccGGCCGGGACCCCGCTCAAAACACCCTGTCAAATTCGGTCTGGTTGGTGGCTGTGGGGTTCCTGCCCTGgtttgctggctgctggggcatGTGCCCACCCCGCCTGCGTGGCGGGGCCAGGTACTCAAACATGGACTGGTTGTGGGTGGACAGCATGTTTTTGAGGTCCGAGGGCATGGGGTCTGACCAGAAGAAGTCGTGGTTCAGCGCATCGTCGCTGTCGATGCGTTGGGCGGGatccagcaccagcagcttgTCGATGAGGTCGAGCGCATAGGGGTCCTTGACGTAGGCTTTCAGGCGATCCTTCACCTTGCGCTTCTGGCCCTTGGGGAGATCCAGCTTCTCAAACAGCTCGTATTTATCCACATTCGGCCAGACCTGGGAGGGATCAGGAAGGGGAGGGTCAGGAGGAGATAGTTACAGAGAGCAGAAGCCATTGAAGTTAACACCCTCAGGCAAACTGGCATGAGGTATGCTGAGAGAACAATGCTATTTTATAAGCTCCAAGCCAGCAGGCCTTGTTCCCACAGCACGGAGACACTAAAGAGCACACCAAAGCCTACAGACACGTGGACAAGTCAGGACAGAATCCTCCTGGTGTGGGAACGGCACACAGCACAAAACTCCTGAGGATGCCACAGGATTTCTGTcctcccaccaaaaaaaaaaaaaaaatctactggaGAACCAGCTAAGGCCAACAACAATCTCCAGAAAGGTCAACGGACAAAACTCCTCGCTAATAACAACTTGGATGTACGTGGCACCTTTTATCCCTAGAAACCACAGCCTGCTGCAATCACTTGTACTTACCTCAGCCCCAGTCTGGGACAGACCGCAGCAAGCACTTCGGTACAAAAGGAAGCACCTTCAGTGTATGTAACAGCAGCGTCGGTCTCTGCAGCTGCGTGCACAGCCGCCCTCCTATCACACCCTGTTTGATGACAGCCCTGGCCAAGATCCCTTTCGGCTCGATCTTCCACAAGAGGGCAGGACTAGCTGCCCTTAAGTAAGGAGCTGAGAAAGGGCTGAGTGctcacagcagggctgagctgatGCCACAGATCACCAGCCGGAATTAAAGACGCTCTCCAGCGTGACCAGTGCAAAGCACCCGAGACAAACCCCACAGCATAAAACAAACCTCTTTAACCAGAAACATAGAGGGCGTTTATCTGAGAGGCAACTCCCAAACACAGAATAGATTCCTACACGTTACGTTCTGTTCTTTCACACTGAGCAACCAGCATCCCCGCCGTGCTCAGAAACAAGGACACCACTCGCTCATCTCAGAAGAGGCCACGTTCACCCTCATATGTTTAGGAGGCTGGACAAGGCAGCTGGAGTTTACACGAAGCAGCAAGGAAGCTCAGTGTCAGCGGACACTCGGCTCCCAACCTCcccgccagcagcaggcacactGATGCTGGGAACACGCAGCAACCCGCacacagggcagggagaggatcAGGAGCACTTGATCCCAGTCCCAGCCCACGTCACCACattgcagctcctgccctccacGGCCTGCCCTCGCTCCGGCCCTCACCTCCGGCGTGATGGATCCACAGAGCTGGCTAATGAGGGTGAGCTGGTGCTGCTCCGTGTTGCCCTGCATGATGGGGCTGCGGGTCCACATCTCGGCCATGATGCAGCCTCCGCCCCAGAGGTCGATGGGGGGCCCGTAGTCCCGCTCCCCTAAGGAGAGGCGCTGCGTTAGTCACCAGGGGACAAGAAGGGAGGAGGAGCCGGCGGAGCCCACCGCCTACCTAGGAGCAGCTCTGGCGGCCGGTACCACAGGGTGACCACCCGGTTGGTGTAGCGGTTCGGCTGGCTGTTCTTAGCCAGGCTGAAAGCTCGAGCCAGCCCGAAGTCTGCAAGCTTCAGGACTCCGTCCCGAGTGATCAGGACATTGGCGGCTTTCATGTCTCGATGCAAGATCTGCATGAGGACAGAAAGATTAAGCCACTGAGGAATCCTCCTTTGGCACCCCGGTTCCAGAGATGAAGGACAAGGAAGGCTTTCCCTCCAGCCTGTGCTAAGACACCCACCCCTCGGCAGGTCGCGGAGAGCAAGGTGGGCCTCAGAGCTCAGCACGGATCCGGCCCCGTTACCTTGTTCCTGTGGATGTAGTACAGTCCGTTCAGTAGCATCTGCATGACTTTCTTGATCTCCGAGAGCGTGAACTTGACGTGGGCGTTGCTGAGAAGGCCAGCCAGGTCGTGCTCGCAGAAGTCAAACACCAGGTAGATACTGCCCTTGCAGCGGTTGTACggagaggctgcaggagaggcaAGCAGGGACAGTCAGAGAGGGATCCCCGGTCCCATCACAGCTCCTCCTGACCTCCAGCCATCCTGGCTCACTACGTAAAGCCTCAgggcacacacacagagaaacagagaccCTGCAGGCCTCAAGGTCCTTCGGAGAGAGGCACTAAGGCAGCAAAAACAAGCAACAGAAGAACAGGGGACGAGCGGCAAATGTCAtgggaaaggcaaggaaaggacaCAAAAAGTCTTTGAAAGCTTAATTTGTGCGCCTAACAGCTGTGGAGTTTCCTCCCTACACACCAGGGCCTGTAGGTGCACACGCCACCAGCTGCCAGCCAAGCAGGATCACCACAGCAGCATTACAGGCAAAGACagccccagaaaaaaaaataaacacaggaacagagaaaatctttctaaaataacATTAGAAAGTGAGGTTTCTGCAACCTCAACCGGTATCTACGAAAACAGACTGATCTAGATCAATATGATTTAAAACTCCAATTTCAATTGCAATTTAAAGTCAATAGCAGGAAACCTCAAATGAAGCAATCAATTTCAATCTCGTTCCTAGAGCACACG harbors:
- the CDK9 gene encoding cyclin-dependent kinase 9, coding for MAKQYDMVECPFCDEVSKYEKLAKIGQGTFGEVFKAKHRQTGKKVALKKVLMENEKEGFPITALREIKILQLLKHENVVNLIEICRTKASPYNRCKGSIYLVFDFCEHDLAGLLSNAHVKFTLSEIKKVMQMLLNGLYYIHRNKILHRDMKAANVLITRDGVLKLADFGLARAFSLAKNSQPNRYTNRVVTLWYRPPELLLGERDYGPPIDLWGGGCIMAEMWTRSPIMQGNTEQHQLTLISQLCGSITPEVWPNVDKYELFEKLDLPKGQKRKVKDRLKAYVKDPYALDLIDKLLVLDPAQRIDSDDALNHDFFWSDPMPSDLKNMLSTHNQSMFEYLAPPRRRGGHMPQQPANQGRNPTATNQTEFDRVF